The genome window GAAGAAGCCCCTGGACGCCTTCCAGGACGCCCTGGCCCACGAGCAGGGCGTGACCGCCAGGATCAACGCCCTGGTGGACCTGGCCCAGAAGGAGAAGGACCACGCCACGAACAACTTCCTGCAGTGGTTCGTGTCCGAGCAGGTGGAGGAGGAGGCGGGCGTCTCCGACATCATCTCCAAGCTCAAGCTGGTGGGCGATGGCGGCGCGCTGTTCATGCTGGACAAGGATTTGTCCACACGGGTGTTCACGCCTCCGGTAGGAGCCTAGCGCCGCGACCTGGACGCGGCCGGGAGGAAGCCATGAGCGACCAGTCCCAACGCATGCTCTGCAAGGCCCTGGAGCTGGCCGAGAAGAGCGCGGAGTTCTACGAAGGCAACATCGACGCCTGTCCCGACGGCCTGGGGCGGGAAGCGTTCGAGATGATCCGCGAGGCCGAGCGCGACCACCTGGAGCGGGTGAAGGAGATCCACGACGCCGTGACCGGGGGCGCGGCCTGGGACTCGGCTTGCGTCCTGGACGAGGCCGACGAGGAGGACGCCCTGTCCGTGTTCCGGGGCATCGCGGCCCAGTACGAGACCGACGATTCCTGCTCCACCGAGGTGGAGGCGCTGAACATGGCCCTGGACCTCAAGCTGGCTCTGGTGACCTTCTACGAGGAGTGGCTGGAGGAGGCCGAGGACGAGATCGAGCGCGAGTTCGTCGAGCGCATGGTCCAGGAGCAGCGCGGCCACTACATCGTGCTCTCCGACCTCCAGTACTACTACGAGGACCCCGAGGGCTGGGCCCTGGACCAGGGCGGCGGCTCCCTCGACGGGGTCTAGGGCCGGGAGGCGTCATGAACGGACCGGACATCAACATCGTCATCGGCGGCGAAGCCGGGCAGGGGCTGGTGACGGTCGGCGACACCCTGTCCCGGGCCCTGACCCGCGCCGGATACGAGATCGTCGTCACCCAGGACTACATGTCCCGCATCCGGGGCGGCCACAACACCTTCGCCATCCGCACCGGGCCGGACCCGGTGTCGGCCCCCACGGTGGACATCGACATCCTGGTGGCCCTGGACCAGGAGAGCGTGGACCTGCACGCCGGGCAGCTCACGGCCCGGGGGCTCATCGTGGCCGGGGACGACCTCCGGCTGCCCGACGCGCCCTGCCTGCGGGTGCCCTATCGCCGCCTGGCCCCCAAGCCGCTCTACGACAACGTGGCGGCCTTGGGCGTGCTCGGCTCGGCCGTCTGCAACGACCTGTCCATCCTGGAGCGGCTCGTGTCCGAGGCCTTCGAGAAGAAGGGCCCGGAGGTGGTCGAGGCCAACCTCTCCGTGCTCCGGGCGGCTTACGCCTGGGTCAGGGAGCAGGAGCACCCCTTCGCCTGCATGCCGCCCGCGCCGGCCGACGCGGGCCCCCGGATCATGCTCAACGGCAACGAGGCCATCGCCCTGGGCGCGCTGGCCGGAGGCTGCGACTTCCTGTCCTTCTATCCCATGACCCCGGGCACCTCCGTGGCCCTGGCCCTCATCGACAAGGGCCGCGAGACCGGGCTGGTGGCCGAGCAGGCCGAGGACGAGATCGCGGCCGTGAACATGGCCCTGGGCGCGGCCTATGCCGGGGCCCGGGCCATCGTCTCCACCTCGGGCGGCGGCTTCGCCCTCATGTGCGAGGGCGTGAGCCTGGCGGGCATGCTCGAACTGCCCGTGGTCATCGTGGTGGCCCAGCGTCCCGGCCCGGCCACGGGCCTGCCCACCCGCAGCGAGCAGGCCGACCTGAACCTCGTGCTCTACGCCGGGCACGGCGAGTTTCCCCGGGCCGTGTTCGCCCCCGGCGGGGTGGAGGACTGCTTCTACCTGACCCACCGGGCCTTCGAGCTGGCCGAGCGCTACCAGTCCCCGGCCTTCGTGCTCACGGACCAGTTCCTGGCCGATTCCTACCGCTCCGTGGCCCCCTTCGACCTGGACGCCCTGCCCGAGCCGCCGGAACACCTGCTTCGGCCGGAGGAGGGCCGGGCCTACAAGCGCTACCGGATCACCGAGGACGGGGTGTCGCCCCGGGCCATTCCCGGGTTCTCCGAGGCCCTGGTGGTCTCGGACTCCGACGAGCACACCGAGGACGGCAAGCTCACCGAGGACCTGTCCGTGCGCACGGCCATGCAGGACAAGCGCTTGCGCAAGGGTTACGGGCTCATCGAGGAGGCCGTGCCGCCGGACTACTACGGCCCGGACCGGCCCGACCTCCTGTTGGTCTGCTGGGGCTCGACCCTGGGCGCGGCCCTGGAGACCCTCCGGCGCCTGGAGGGGCGCCGGACCCGCGCGGCGGTCCTGCACTTCCGGCAGGTCTGGCCGCTCAACGGACGGCAGTTCCTGCCCTTCCTGGAGGAGGCCGCTCGGGTGGTCATGGTGGAGGGCAACTCCACTGGCCAGCTGGCGGCCCTCATCCGCCAGGAGACCGGCTTTCTCATCGACAACCTGATCCTGCGCTACGACGGCCTGCCCTTCACCGCCGCCTTCATCCTGGCCGGTCTGGGCTCGCTGGACGCCTGAGGAGTCCGTCATGGTCGGCATGGAAGACTACGGACAGTTCGAGACGGCCTGGTGCCCGGGCTGCGGCAACCACGCCATTCTCAAGGCCGTGAAAAAGGCCTTGGCCGGGCTG of Desulfovibrio aminophilus contains these proteins:
- a CDS encoding ferritin, producing MLGKKMEKALNDQITWEFYSGYVYLSMSAWFQSQGLPGFANWMEVQNQEEVFHATKMFRYVLESGGTVELGAIAKPKAAWKKPLDAFQDALAHEQGVTARINALVDLAQKEKDHATNNFLQWFVSEQVEEEAGVSDIISKLKLVGDGGALFMLDKDLSTRVFTPPVGA
- a CDS encoding 2-oxoacid:acceptor oxidoreductase subunit alpha, whose product is MNGPDINIVIGGEAGQGLVTVGDTLSRALTRAGYEIVVTQDYMSRIRGGHNTFAIRTGPDPVSAPTVDIDILVALDQESVDLHAGQLTARGLIVAGDDLRLPDAPCLRVPYRRLAPKPLYDNVAALGVLGSAVCNDLSILERLVSEAFEKKGPEVVEANLSVLRAAYAWVREQEHPFACMPPAPADAGPRIMLNGNEAIALGALAGGCDFLSFYPMTPGTSVALALIDKGRETGLVAEQAEDEIAAVNMALGAAYAGARAIVSTSGGGFALMCEGVSLAGMLELPVVIVVAQRPGPATGLPTRSEQADLNLVLYAGHGEFPRAVFAPGGVEDCFYLTHRAFELAERYQSPAFVLTDQFLADSYRSVAPFDLDALPEPPEHLLRPEEGRAYKRYRITEDGVSPRAIPGFSEALVVSDSDEHTEDGKLTEDLSVRTAMQDKRLRKGYGLIEEAVPPDYYGPDRPDLLLVCWGSTLGAALETLRRLEGRRTRAAVLHFRQVWPLNGRQFLPFLEEAARVVMVEGNSTGQLAALIRQETGFLIDNLILRYDGLPFTAAFILAGLGSLDA